The DNA region TCGGCTTCGACGTGGACTATGATTTCCTGGAACGTATTGCAATGGAGAACAGGGGCATGGCTCAGAGGATCTACGCCAACCATGATGCAGCAGAGCAGCTACGGGTACGGCAaggaaacacaacaaaaaaacccatccaaCTCTGCATCACTTATATTCTTCCTCCAAATTTCCAATTTCCTAAAGTCCAAAGCATTCCTATACTTCAAGCATCTCATCTTTAGGCATCATACTCCCACTCACTGGTAAACTATTTTCTGAGACTCAGTTTGGTAATGGAAAGTTGTGCCAATCACAATACAACAGATTTTTCCTGTAAGATAAAATCTACCTGTTTTGTTGGATGCAGAAAATGATGGCCTGTTTAACCATCAAAACTGTCGGTTATCACctccttttcttctctctccaCAGGCATTTTATAGCCAGGTTTCCTCTCCCCTGTTGAGGAAAATCACTGTTCAATTCCAAGCGGACTCAGTTGCAGAAGTCACCCAGAATCACTTTGATAAATTTTTCAGCGGCTCCGAGCTGGTGGTGGCTGGGAAGGTGCTGCCGTCTGAGAGCAACACGCTGACCAGCTTCACCATGGGGTCTGCTGTAAGTGCAACACACCCAgtcacacaaataaaaaaacacttaCATCCCCATTCAGTAATCCACGAATAAGTAAATCATAAATCTATAGGGCTCTGTGGTTAAATGACAATTTTTTATCCAAACTCTAAAAAATAGCCCGAGTAGTAGGGACATGAAGGAATGAAGCCTTACTACCTGTATCCCGTGGTACATTTCGTCCTGCAGGCACGCCTGGACATTACTTTGGAGACGGACGCTGACACCACAGAGCTGGACGCAGAGCTGGCCAAGCAGCAGCACTCCTTCACTGGCTTTGCCCGCCAGATGTGGGCTTACCTTACCATTAAACAGCTGATCAGTGAAAGGTGACGGCTGACCAGttgcttcatttctttatacacAGGAGACATATCTGGTTGATCATTATTGCAAAATCTAAGCTTGACATGGAAATATCATTTGGAATATAACAGCAAGTAATGTCAATGGCCCTCTAATACAAGCAGAGTCAAACCCttgaaagaaaacatgatttctatataaatatcctTGAAGACAACAGCAAATTTGTGGAATTGTCAGTATTTGACAGCTGCGGTGTGGCTCCCCTCCAGGTCTCTGGCTACAACAGCTGTCAAAAAGAGGAAGATCACCCAGCGGATCATGACTCTGGCTGTGGAGCATCAGTTTGTCACTCCGTTCACTGCTCTGCTAGTGGAGAGCGGGGATGCCACGGAGAGGTTGCTGGCTGACTCTCCAAAGGACCCCAAACATGGCTGCTGCTCAGGTGCATGGCAAACGGCAGCATGACACTAAACAAAGCAGGTGCTACACGGCTGAGGAAGATGAGGAAGGGAAAGGATCCTAAAGCATTTAAAGCACATGTAGAATAAAAGGGCACAAAATGGGATCATACATATATGAATGAAATGCTGTACATGCAAAATATAATACTTTATTCTCTCACGTTTACAGGAGGAGGATCAAGTGGTCCGCCTCCTGTGAGAGTTGTTTACCAGCCTCCACCCTGGGTCCACATGCCAACCCCAGCACCCACAATGGGTGAGGTTTTGGAGGGTCCAAAGGAGTACACTCTGCCGCAACAGGTTAACCTAGGTAATACAGGCTGTACACACACTTACTGAGCATCATGAGTACCTTTCCAGCTGCAGTGTTCCCTGTGAACACGACACAGTGAGTAACCAGCTCAGTGCATCTCTTCCAGTGGATAACGACCCTCACTTCATCATCCATCTGCCCAGAAGTAACATGGACATCTGCTTCAACATTGACTCCAAACCCGGTCATATTCTTAACCTGCTTTCTGACAGTGGAACAGGTAGTAAATGTTCAAAGAAATatgttttggtgttttgtttttcatgactATATCTACAGTTTACTACTGTAAACAACCATAACGACTTCTCTAAGTAATTTGCAGATCATAAGCTGTATAGAAAAGATTGAAGTAGCCAAAATGACATTGGTGGTTGGTTGGACTTCCATTTTTATGTCAGAACTGTAGCATTTTAGCAGTCACCATCTTGGTTTTCTGAAACTAGACAACACATGTGAGGACCCAGAGAACCAGAGGACACTAACCACTCTCTAGTAGCCATTATAATTTACAAACAACGGCATACCGCTAAATAAGGCTAAATAAGATAAATCCCTAGACTCATTAGGAAAATGCTTTCTGAGGAATTAAAAGGAAGAGGAAAGGTAATTTTGTCAGAGGCTTTCTCACAATCTGACTTATTTTTGTAACCAGAAAAGTCACCCCCTGCTGGtcagtagaaaaaaaatgaataaagcactccatcttttatgtacagtttaTGTTGCAGACCTGAAGTGAATTTTAATTTATCCAATCTTTAGTCTATTAAATTCCAAATTTAATTGAATATTATGTGACACAATAGTTTATAGATTAACCTCCCTCTCCTGTCCTTAAGGTGTAACTGTGAATGGTCAGTTAATTGGCTCTAAGAAAGTGAACAATCGCACCTACTTTGGCACCATCGGCATCTACTACCAGCCGGACGGCATCAGTGTGATTGTCAGTACTGATGGGATCACCATGACTGATGGCAGAAACAACCACTCCTTCACCTGGGGGTCTACAGCTGAAATAAGACAGGATGGGTAGCTGACTTACCTTTAATCGCAGTTTCTACCTTGCTGTCGGGTCCTTTTGgctaaacttgttttgtttctatttCAGGATAAGGATTTCCATTGTAAAGAATTCTAATGTCATCATCACAATAAATAATAGTACCCAGGTGATGGTGCTGCTTCACCGTGTGTGGAAGAAACACCCTGTTAATGTTGACTTTCTTGGGATTTACATTCCCAATGAGAACCAGTATTCACCTCTAGTCCACGGACTCATAGGTAGGTCTAGGTGGTGTGAAACACACAGTATCCTCACAGTAATCAAACATTAATGTTGTCAAAATTGTTACGTTTAATAGAGAAGTAAAGCATGGCAGTGTTATAAGATACTAATCAAGGAGCTAGCAATGGCCCAGGGGTAAGATAATAAAAACAGCATGAGTCCCATGATCGAGCCTTGAGGAACCCCATGCAAAAGTGGAACAGAGGAAGATCTAATTATTGATATAAATATTGAAGTGTTTGCCATACAATACAAAGTACAAAGAAGACCACTGAAGTTCAGTAAGCACAATTAAGACTGCTCAATTAAAAATCAGTCATGATTCTTTTGGTCAAAAGTGACATCCCAGTTATTTAACTACTTTTAAAACATCATGCTTTTGTTTGTTCAAAGTATTATTTGTGGTTGTTAGACTCAAACCAGGCAATTTTTTTTCTAGTATTCAATCGTGGTGAGTTTGTATAAATTATAGCTTTTGTATCCTGtacttagctgacaggagtttTACCCATTGTGGTTTTCTCCTGGTGTGGTCTATCTGCTTCAAGATTCAAGATGCTTCTCTGCACACGCTGGTTGTAACAAatggttattttatttatcattgCCTTTttagcttgaagcagtctggccattctcctctaaCTCAATGAATTTTTCTCCCAGAGAACTGGGtggccattctctgtaaaccctagaaatAGCTCTCTGGGAAAATCCCATCAGattagcagtttctgaaatacttagACCAACCTATCTGGCACCAACTGCAAAACTTAATCACATAAGGCCAATCTCGTAAGGCCAATACTCTTGGCTTTACGAGATGCAATAGTGCAAATGCATTTGAAGCAGAACCTTTCTTGCTCTCATATTGTCTTTTTGTGTTAATTCAGCTCATGTTTGAGCTTACAATATATTAAATATCAAAGATAGAGTTTAAGCTAAAAATGTGGTCCCACAGGGCAGTTTTCCACTGAGCCTGAGGTCAGCTTATATGACATCCACAAAGGAGCTGACCCTCTAAAGAAGGAGGCCACTATGGAAGTGAAGGGCAACAAGCTGCTTGTCACCAGGTATGTCTTGagccacaaaaaacaaagacaaaaacaaaaacaacaataaaaaaaatgttaataagaAACCTTCTTGTTAAAACTTTacattcttgtttttgtgtgtgtcaggggGTGGCAGAAGGACTACAGGCTTGATAAGAAGCGCGGCTCCAACGTCTACTGCTGGTTCATTCACAACAGTGGGAAGGGCTTCATTGACGGCCACTACTCACAATACATTGTTCCAAATCTAAGCAGCTTCCTCCACATGCCCTGAGAAGCCAGATCCACATTAAATTACCCTGTCCTGCTATTAATCCCCAGGGGTCAGTAGAGAAAATTAGAACCATTTAAAAAGGAATCATATGAGTTAAGGGGaatgtctttttttccattgatgTGCAACTAAATTTATTAATCTTATTTTCCAGAGGACACCAGAAGTAACTTTTGTCAAATTTATTTTGAGAAAATATACATCTGAAATGTCAAAACTGACTCGaatactaaataaaaacaaacaaaaacaaactgcttaAAGTTCTTCTGGTTTGTTCAAGCAGGTGAATTATGGGACATACACAAGAGATTCCCGGGGAATAAACTCTGACACAGTAGAGTCCTTCAGCTAAAAAGCTACCTGAGGTTTAAACAGGAAGTATGCTTATTCAGGCCAGTTTTGAGAAATCCTCGTAGGCAATGTCCACTCTCTTTCCTTTCTGAGGTCCCTGAGGATGAAGAAGAAAAGACATTTGAATGGCTATAGCAGAACAGAAGAGAACTTTGACAATACctaaaacaaacccaaaataTTAATCCTGAAAATAGGGAGCAATAATTTGGTTATAGTTGGGCCTATTACAGCCtgactaaatatgtttttcttttaatatataATGAATACTGTGAAATTAGATTATTCCTAAACTGTTTGACACACTGGGAAGCCTTAAATCATTTAGCTGATTTAATCATGCACGGACTGATTTGCGCATTTACAACACAGAAGAAGTCCAAACATGGACGAACTAGTTTCTCAACTAATGCTCtcaacccatctggagcgcagaatgaACAAAATTTGGACAAACTGCCGAAATGcgttgacagagacatttcagggattttgactcaGTCTGCGCATTAGTCGTGATGACGGCgcgttaacgctgacagcactaaaaaaatataaagtcgCCAATTTAGGATTTCTTTGGCTTTAAACCCGATGAAAGAGGTAAACCTAAGGATGTAACCAAAGCGGTGTGCCACTTGTGCAGACGTATAGTGCGAGCAAAGTACTCAAACACGGCTAACTTGCATGAGCATGTACGT from Pelmatolapia mariae isolate MD_Pm_ZW linkage group LG17, Pm_UMD_F_2, whole genome shotgun sequence includes:
- the itih2 gene encoding inter-alpha-trypsin inhibitor heavy chain H2; translated protein: MRRLQVLLLGLLLLHQGCCFEFVIDGEWEDEMSQTQDHRERHKRAILTSEEQEDFEAIRGDDITVRSYKVESRITSRFSHTIVRSSVVNSGSTPQSIAFNVQIPKRAFITNFTMNVNGITFVGSVKEKTVARNLYAQARARNKAAGIIRTNSQDMETFKTEVHVPSGSNIEFELHYQEMMHRKLNLYEHTLHLQPGRLVPQLQVDVYIFEPKGIATVKASNTFGAQFADLIKVTSTKDKAHIVFKPTVQQQKQCENCTESAVEGVITVLYDVNRDSNAGELQVSDGHFVYFFAPSNLSPLPKNIVFVIDVSGSMWGVKMKQTVQAMKAILDDLTIDDYFSIIDFNHNVRCWSDELVPGSSIQIADAKRYIENIKPNGGTNINEALLRAVQMLVRASNHRVIDPRSVSMIILVSDGDPTVGEIKLGAIQKNVKRVMREEFSLFSLGIGFDVDYDFLERIAMENRGMAQRIYANHDAAEQLRAFYSQVSSPLLRKITVQFQADSVAEVTQNHFDKFFSGSELVVAGKVLPSESNTLTSFTMGSAARLDITLETDADTTELDAELAKQQHSFTGFARQMWAYLTIKQLISERSLATTAVKKRKITQRIMTLAVEHQFVTPFTALLVESGDATERLLADSPKDPKHGCCSGGGSSGPPPVRVVYQPPPWVHMPTPAPTMGEVLEGPKEYTLPQQVNLVDNDPHFIIHLPRSNMDICFNIDSKPGHILNLLSDSGTGVTVNGQLIGSKKVNNRTYFGTIGIYYQPDGISVIVSTDGITMTDGRNNHSFTWGSTAEIRQDGIRISIVKNSNVIITINNSTQVMVLLHRVWKKHPVNVDFLGIYIPNENQYSPLVHGLIGQFSTEPEVSLYDIHKGADPLKKEATMEVKGNKLLVTRGWQKDYRLDKKRGSNVYCWFIHNSGKGFIDGHYSQYIVPNLSSFLHMP